One segment of Trichlorobacter ammonificans DNA contains the following:
- a CDS encoding EAL domain-containing protein: MSQTDPHAAPRRLARLTVPAALVWTLVLAASLFWNAAKARTQALELAYTEARSNLNKDITFRRWATGHGGVYVPITPTQQSIPWLSHVPGRDVVTTDGRHLTLLNPASMLRQVMDQYSEHYGIRGRITGLKQLNPGNAPDDWERAQLEAFSRGETTEVWEVADINGAPHLRYLRAMFMEPGCDKCHGILGYKTGDMRGATGLNLPLTPYYRQIATARRDLALSHGVIWLLGLTGILWAGHQTERKNRERLQAQTALQESEATLKRAQAVAQTGSWYLDASRNHLHWSDETYRIFGISAELPLCYDLFLSCVHPDDRLEVDAAWQRALKGEPYDITHRILVNSDVKWVREQADLTFTPDGTLSAGIGTVQDVTSQKLNEDTLRLYANVFRHSGEAIMITDRDQQIIAINPAFTRLTGYTLDDLKQQTPRVLASGHTPPETYRNMWAALKESGFWQGELWDRHKDGAINPAWAAVSVVRNPDGEITNYIAGFTDISERKAAEERIYHLAHHDLLTGLFNRYNLENRLEQALALARRNSEPLAVMFIDLDRFKVINDTLGHNIGDLLLIEVARRLLACVRESDIVSRPGGDEFVVVLTGIGAVLDAAPIAHTILDTLGQPYQIEGRTLHTTPSIGISLFPDDGDDTETLMKHADTAMYHAKEQGRNNVQFFAAAMNTAASERLELERELRQALRQKQFELYYQPKVRTADGSLYGVEALLRWRHPKFGIISPLKFIPIAEEAGLIETIGAWVLDEACRQLIAWREAGISGLTMAVNLSAHQLRSPALAEQVLACIKYYGLREGELELEVTESMAMNNPERAIGQLQSLRALGVHLAIDDFGTGYSSLAYLKLLPIQTIKLDRTFVRDIETDVNDAAISTATLALAHSLGLKVVAEGVETEAQRQFLARHGCDFLQGYLFGKPEPAEVWTQRWSEPTDDAPSPVSS; this comes from the coding sequence ATGTCCCAGACCGATCCCCATGCCGCCCCCCGGCGCCTTGCCCGGCTGACTGTCCCGGCAGCCCTGGTCTGGACCCTCGTCCTGGCCGCGTCCCTCTTCTGGAACGCGGCCAAGGCCCGTACCCAGGCACTGGAACTGGCCTATACCGAAGCCCGTTCCAACCTGAACAAGGATATCACCTTTCGCCGCTGGGCCACCGGCCATGGTGGCGTGTACGTACCGATAACGCCTACCCAGCAGTCGATCCCCTGGCTCTCCCATGTGCCGGGCCGCGACGTGGTCACCACCGACGGTCGTCACCTTACCCTGCTGAACCCGGCCTCCATGCTGCGCCAGGTCATGGATCAGTATTCGGAGCACTACGGCATCCGGGGCAGGATCACCGGCCTTAAGCAGTTAAACCCCGGCAATGCTCCGGACGACTGGGAGCGGGCGCAACTGGAAGCGTTCTCCCGTGGCGAGACGACCGAGGTCTGGGAGGTGGCCGACATCAACGGCGCGCCCCATCTGCGCTACCTGCGGGCCATGTTCATGGAACCGGGCTGCGACAAGTGCCACGGCATCCTGGGCTACAAGACCGGCGACATGCGGGGCGCCACCGGACTCAATCTGCCCCTGACCCCCTATTACCGCCAGATCGCCACCGCCCGCCGCGATCTGGCCCTGAGTCACGGCGTCATCTGGCTGCTGGGACTGACCGGTATCCTCTGGGCCGGACACCAGACGGAGCGGAAGAACCGCGAACGGCTGCAGGCACAGACGGCGCTGCAGGAGAGCGAGGCCACCCTGAAACGTGCCCAGGCGGTGGCCCAGACCGGCAGCTGGTACCTGGACGCCTCCCGCAACCACCTGCACTGGTCCGACGAGACCTACCGCATATTCGGCATTTCCGCAGAGCTCCCCCTCTGCTACGACCTGTTCCTCTCCTGCGTCCACCCGGACGACCGTCTCGAAGTGGATGCCGCCTGGCAGCGGGCCCTGAAGGGTGAGCCCTACGACATTACCCACCGCATCCTGGTAAACAGCGACGTCAAGTGGGTACGGGAACAGGCCGACTTAACCTTTACCCCCGACGGCACGCTCAGCGCGGGCATCGGCACCGTCCAGGACGTCACCTCCCAGAAACTGAACGAAGACACCCTGCGACTCTACGCCAACGTCTTCCGGCACAGCGGCGAAGCGATCATGATCACGGACCGGGATCAGCAGATCATTGCCATCAACCCGGCCTTCACCAGACTTACCGGCTACACCCTCGACGACCTGAAACAGCAGACCCCCCGCGTACTGGCATCCGGGCACACACCGCCGGAAACCTACCGGAACATGTGGGCGGCCCTGAAGGAAAGCGGCTTCTGGCAGGGAGAGCTGTGGGACCGCCACAAGGACGGCGCCATCAATCCCGCCTGGGCAGCGGTATCGGTGGTACGCAACCCGGATGGCGAGATAACCAACTACATCGCCGGCTTCACCGACATCAGCGAACGCAAGGCGGCGGAAGAGCGGATCTACCACCTGGCCCACCACGACCTGCTTACCGGCCTGTTCAACCGCTACAACCTGGAAAACCGGCTTGAGCAGGCACTCGCACTGGCCCGGCGCAACAGCGAACCCCTGGCGGTGATGTTCATCGATCTGGACCGTTTCAAGGTGATCAACGACACCCTGGGACACAACATCGGCGACCTGCTGCTGATCGAGGTAGCCCGCCGCCTGCTTGCCTGCGTGCGGGAGAGCGACATCGTCTCGCGCCCCGGCGGGGACGAGTTCGTGGTGGTGCTGACCGGTATCGGCGCGGTCTTGGACGCCGCTCCCATTGCTCACACCATTCTGGACACCCTGGGACAGCCCTACCAGATCGAAGGCCGGACCCTGCACACCACTCCCAGCATCGGCATCAGCCTCTTCCCCGATGACGGCGACGACACCGAAACCCTGATGAAGCATGCCGACACCGCCATGTACCACGCCAAGGAGCAGGGCCGGAACAACGTGCAGTTCTTTGCCGCTGCCATGAATACCGCTGCTTCGGAACGGCTGGAACTGGAACGGGAGCTCCGCCAGGCGTTGCGCCAGAAACAGTTCGAACTGTACTACCAGCCCAAGGTGCGGACGGCGGACGGCAGCCTTTACGGCGTGGAGGCGCTGTTACGCTGGCGCCATCCCAAGTTCGGCATCATCTCCCCGCTGAAGTTCATTCCGATCGCCGAAGAAGCCGGCCTGATCGAGACCATCGGCGCCTGGGTGCTGGACGAAGCCTGTCGCCAGCTGATCGCCTGGCGGGAGGCCGGCATTTCCGGCCTGACCATGGCGGTGAACCTGTCGGCCCACCAGCTCCGTTCACCGGCCCTGGCGGAACAGGTGCTCGCCTGCATCAAGTACTACGGTCTCCGCGAGGGTGAACTGGAGCTGGAGGTGACCGAGTCGATGGCCATGAACAACCCGGAGCGGGCCATCGGCCAGCTGCAGAGTCTGCGTGCACTGGGGGTTCATCTGGCCATCGACGATTTCGGCACCGGTTATTCTTCCCTGGCCTATCTGAAGCTGCTGCCGATTCAGACCATCAAGCTGGATCGCACCTTTGTCCGCGACATCGAGACCGACGTCAACGACGCCGCCATCAGTACCGCCACCCTGGCCCTGGCCCACAGCCTGGGACTCAAGGTGGTGGCGGAAGGGGTGGAAACCGAGGCGCAGCGTCAGTTCCTGGCCCGCCACGGCTGCGATTTCCTGCAAGGGTATCTTTTCGGCAAACCGGAGCCTGCCGAGGTCTGGACGCAACGGTGGAGCGAACCGACGGATGACGCTCCCTCCCCGGTGTCGTCGTGA
- a CDS encoding arsenosugar biosynthesis-associated peroxidase-like protein, giving the protein MSTYYTPDDLARFTEIGNDAPELAQKFFAYYGAVFADGALSKREKSLIALAVAHAVQCPYCIDAHTRSCLENGSNLEEMTEALHVVSAIRGGASLVHGVQMRTVAEKLSM; this is encoded by the coding sequence ATGAGCACCTACTACACCCCGGACGATCTGGCCAGGTTTACCGAAATCGGCAACGATGCCCCGGAACTGGCCCAAAAATTCTTCGCGTATTACGGTGCCGTGTTCGCGGACGGGGCACTCTCGAAGCGGGAAAAATCACTGATTGCCCTTGCCGTGGCGCACGCCGTGCAGTGTCCCTACTGCATCGACGCCCATACCCGGAGCTGCCTCGAAAACGGCTCCAACCTGGAGGAGATGACCGAAGCGCTCCATGTGGTCAGCGCAATCCGGGGAGGCGCCTCGCTGGTGCACGGCGTGCAGATGCGCACGGTTGCCGAAAAGCTGTCGATGTGA
- a CDS encoding sensor histidine kinase → MNQAIAALRTRLLSLSLRTHLLLLALLLSLPALALILHSGVVQRQEAIRKGNRDARRLVTLIANEQYNQVGNAEQLLVVLAQLPDIRNRKVADVNSLLGEILRKNPQFGNIVVTDRDGMVWASGLPMGQPFSLRERLMFRATRQSGAFSSGEYVVGRLSVKHTIGFGYPIENEQGEWQGVISANLDFERLVRRLLTTTELPKKSQLTIVDRNGTIVFSSQEPERFVGTPLKPALLRRMAGDPAKDRDTFFDETDQDDRRIISYRVLRLPHETDPYLYVCASVPLDGVMRKARQAELVNMGLLATVLLAAFVLTLVIGNVCFVQRVKRLQEASARLAEGELQVRVADLVGGGELGELGRAFDEMARKLAAREQELSDLNRDLLKRVAEETERRVSHERLLARHIRLAAMGEMIGAIAHQWRQPLATLGATIQSLRMAWEHRCLDERFLEKAEADAQKQLYYMSDTIEDFRNFFSPEKVVERFDVTEKVGEVLQLVAAQFANSNVTLEIVAQAGHGRLTIRGYQNEFKQALLNLVSNAFDAVVERMRSVAGQERNGTTPLCGRVTIALSAAEDWVVVEVDDNGCGIPSEYADKVFDPYFTSKSEGKGTGIGLYMSRLIIEESMGGRLCFTSSPEGTQFRIELPREARRGGENDV, encoded by the coding sequence ATGAATCAGGCCATTGCCGCCCTGCGCACCCGACTGCTCTCGCTTTCGCTGCGGACGCACCTGCTGCTGCTGGCGCTGCTGCTTTCCCTGCCGGCGCTGGCGCTGATCCTGCATTCCGGGGTCGTGCAGCGCCAGGAGGCGATCCGCAAGGGGAACCGCGATGCCCGCCGGCTGGTGACCCTGATCGCCAACGAGCAGTACAATCAGGTCGGAAATGCCGAGCAGTTGCTGGTCGTGCTGGCGCAGCTTCCGGACATCAGGAACCGCAAGGTTGCCGACGTCAATAGCTTGCTGGGGGAAATTCTCAGGAAAAATCCCCAGTTCGGCAATATCGTGGTCACGGACCGCGATGGGATGGTCTGGGCTTCCGGCCTGCCGATGGGGCAGCCCTTTTCCCTGCGTGAGCGGCTGATGTTCCGGGCGACCCGACAGAGTGGAGCCTTTTCATCCGGCGAGTACGTGGTGGGCAGGCTGTCGGTGAAGCACACCATCGGCTTCGGCTATCCCATCGAAAACGAGCAGGGGGAGTGGCAAGGGGTGATCTCCGCCAATCTCGATTTCGAGCGCCTGGTCCGTCGCCTGCTCACCACCACCGAGTTGCCCAAAAAATCGCAACTAACCATCGTGGATCGCAACGGTACCATTGTTTTCAGCAGCCAGGAGCCGGAACGATTCGTCGGCACGCCGCTGAAGCCGGCACTGTTGCGTCGGATGGCCGGCGATCCCGCCAAAGATCGTGATACCTTCTTCGACGAAACGGACCAGGACGACCGGCGGATCATCTCCTATCGCGTTCTGCGCCTTCCCCATGAAACGGACCCCTACCTCTACGTCTGTGCCAGTGTCCCCCTGGACGGGGTCATGAGGAAAGCCCGACAGGCCGAACTGGTCAACATGGGGCTGCTGGCGACGGTGCTGCTGGCCGCTTTCGTTCTGACTCTGGTGATCGGTAACGTGTGTTTTGTGCAGCGGGTGAAGCGGCTGCAGGAGGCTTCGGCCCGGCTTGCCGAGGGGGAGCTGCAGGTGCGGGTCGCTGATCTGGTGGGAGGCGGCGAGCTGGGAGAACTGGGACGCGCCTTCGACGAAATGGCCCGTAAACTGGCGGCGCGGGAGCAGGAGTTGAGCGACCTGAACCGGGATCTGCTGAAGCGGGTGGCGGAAGAGACGGAGCGGAGAGTCAGCCATGAGCGGTTGCTGGCCCGCCATATCCGCCTGGCCGCCATGGGGGAGATGATCGGAGCCATTGCGCACCAGTGGCGACAACCGCTGGCGACCCTGGGGGCAACCATCCAGAGTCTCCGGATGGCTTGGGAACATCGCTGTCTGGACGAACGTTTCCTGGAAAAGGCCGAGGCCGATGCCCAGAAGCAGCTCTACTATATGTCCGATACCATCGAGGATTTCAGAAACTTTTTCAGTCCGGAAAAGGTGGTTGAACGGTTCGACGTGACCGAGAAGGTGGGAGAGGTCTTGCAACTGGTAGCGGCCCAGTTTGCCAACTCGAATGTCACCCTGGAGATTGTCGCGCAGGCAGGGCACGGCCGTCTCACGATCAGAGGGTATCAAAACGAGTTCAAGCAGGCCCTGCTCAATCTGGTCAGTAACGCCTTCGACGCTGTGGTGGAGCGGATGCGGTCTGTCGCCGGCCAGGAGAGGAATGGGACGACACCGTTGTGCGGCCGGGTGACGATCGCGCTTTCCGCTGCCGAGGACTGGGTGGTGGTGGAGGTGGATGACAACGGCTGCGGCATACCGTCCGAGTACGCCGACAAGGTGTTTGATCCCTACTTCACCAGCAAGTCGGAAGGCAAGGGGACCGGCATCGGGCTGTACATGTCGCGGCTGATCATCGAGGAGAGCATGGGGGGACGGCTCTGTTTCACCAGTTCGCCGGAAGGAACGCAGTTCAGGATCGAGCTGCCGCGGGAAGCGCGGCGGGGCGGGGAGAACGATGTCTGA
- the arsS gene encoding arsenosugar biosynthesis radical SAM (seleno)protein ArsS (Some members of this family are selenoproteins.) encodes MSPDIERNALSMTFNQTLARHALSLVRATTDTLQVNIGRRCNLACRHCHLEAGPERNELMSAETVEQVIACAGRLAFTTIDITGGAPELLPHLPRLISGLRPHAARLMVRTNLTALGREETAHLIELYRSNRVMIVASLPSLNLSQTESQRGNGVWSASLATLQRLNSAGFGSEGSGLVLDIAVNPTGAFLPPSQRETELRFRRELRERHGISFTRLLTFANVPLGRFRHWLEQSGNLPGYLEKLRSNFNPGAVGGLMCRSVLSVDWQGYLYDCDFNQAARLYHRNGIHHISALNAQPLDGLPIPTGEHCFACTAGAGFTCGGSLDA; translated from the coding sequence ATGTCACCGGACATCGAACGGAACGCCCTCTCCATGACCTTCAACCAAACTCTTGCCCGGCATGCGCTTTCCCTCGTACGGGCCACGACCGACACCCTGCAGGTCAACATCGGCAGACGCTGCAACCTGGCCTGCCGTCACTGTCACCTGGAGGCGGGGCCGGAACGGAACGAGCTGATGAGCGCCGAAACCGTTGAACAGGTTATCGCCTGCGCCGGTCGCCTGGCCTTCACCACCATCGACATCACCGGCGGCGCGCCGGAGCTGCTGCCCCATCTTCCCCGCCTGATCAGTGGCCTGCGTCCCCATGCGGCACGGCTGATGGTCCGTACCAACCTTACCGCCCTGGGACGGGAGGAAACGGCCCACCTGATCGAGCTGTACCGCAGCAACCGCGTCATGATCGTCGCCTCGCTCCCCTCCCTCAATCTTTCCCAGACGGAGTCCCAGCGGGGCAACGGGGTCTGGAGCGCCTCGCTCGCCACATTGCAGCGCCTGAACAGCGCCGGATTCGGTAGCGAAGGCAGTGGACTCGTTCTGGATATCGCCGTCAACCCGACCGGGGCCTTTCTGCCCCCCTCCCAGCGGGAAACCGAGCTGCGCTTCCGCAGAGAGCTGCGGGAACGCCACGGCATCAGCTTCACCCGCCTGCTCACCTTTGCCAACGTGCCGCTGGGGAGATTCCGGCACTGGCTGGAACAGTCCGGCAACCTGCCGGGATATCTGGAGAAGCTGCGCTCGAACTTCAATCCCGGCGCTGTTGGCGGCCTGATGTGTCGTTCCGTGCTTTCCGTCGACTGGCAGGGCTATCTCTACGATTGCGATTTCAATCAGGCGGCACGACTGTACCACCGCAACGGCATCCACCATATTTCCGCTCTGAACGCCCAGCCGCTCGACGGCCTGCCGATCCCCACCGGTGAACACTGCTTCGCCTGCACCGCCGGAGCCGGCTTCACCTGCGGGGGCTCCCTTGATGCCTGA
- a CDS encoding elongator complex protein 3 — MHPLIIPLFIPHAGCPHACLYCNQRLTARETDDLPRPEQIRATVREWLRRSPGRSAEVAFFGGSFTLLPRERQERLLDAVQPLVDAGQLSGIRISTRPDGLDEAALAFLRDYRVRTVEIGVQSLDDEVLQRAGRGHRAAESCAAIGRVAGAGFHTGAQLLPGLPGDTPERSLASLAGVIGAGAQFVRIYPALVLTGTGLAQLHATGGWQPPSLDATVRLCARMLLLAAKAGIPVIRLGLQSDEGLVAGETVLAGPWHPALGQLARGELYFLLVCALAGGLAGAPEQVFCHPRRIADVVGHARRNLVRWHQRGLAVQRVLADAGLAPDELVVQSCGHRMSGSILTTLNDEEML, encoded by the coding sequence ATGCATCCCCTGATCATCCCATTGTTCATCCCCCACGCCGGTTGTCCCCATGCGTGCCTGTACTGCAACCAGCGGCTGACAGCCCGTGAAACGGACGACCTGCCGCGGCCGGAGCAGATACGGGCGACGGTGCGGGAGTGGCTGCGGCGGTCGCCGGGGCGGTCGGCAGAGGTGGCCTTTTTCGGCGGCAGTTTCACCTTGCTGCCCCGGGAACGGCAGGAGCGGCTGCTGGACGCGGTGCAGCCCCTGGTGGACGCGGGGCAATTGTCGGGAATCCGTATCTCCACGCGTCCCGATGGTCTGGACGAGGCTGCCCTGGCATTTCTGCGCGACTACCGCGTGCGTACCGTGGAGATCGGGGTACAGTCGCTGGATGACGAGGTGTTGCAACGGGCCGGACGGGGGCACCGTGCGGCCGAAAGCTGCGCCGCCATCGGCCGTGTCGCCGGAGCCGGCTTCCACACCGGGGCGCAACTGCTGCCCGGGCTGCCGGGCGATACGCCGGAGCGCTCCCTGGCCTCCCTGGCCGGCGTGATCGGGGCCGGTGCCCAGTTCGTCCGCATCTATCCCGCCCTGGTGCTTACGGGTACCGGCCTGGCTCAACTGCATGCAACCGGGGGCTGGCAACCGCCGTCGCTTGATGCTACGGTCCGACTGTGCGCCCGGATGCTGCTGCTGGCCGCTAAAGCCGGTATTCCGGTGATCCGTCTCGGCCTGCAGAGCGACGAGGGGCTGGTGGCCGGAGAAACCGTCCTGGCCGGTCCCTGGCATCCGGCCCTGGGGCAGCTGGCGCGGGGAGAACTGTATTTTCTGCTGGTTTGTGCGTTGGCCGGTGGGCTTGCCGGAGCGCCTGAGCAGGTTTTCTGCCATCCCCGCCGTATCGCCGACGTTGTCGGACATGCCCGCCGCAACCTTGTCCGCTGGCACCAGCGGGGGCTGGCGGTGCAGCGGGTTCTGGCCGATGCGGGACTTGCACCTGACGAGCTTGTCGTGCAATCATGCGGGCACCGCATGAGCGGTTCCATACTAACCACACTGAATGACGAGGAGATGCTTTGA
- a CDS encoding PocR ligand-binding domain-containing protein, with translation MAASGPERSPTYADLVDIQKLQALLESCSQVFGIANAVIDMQGNVLAHSCWQEICMQFHRANRETCRRCIESDTSLVRSVTQGASLAIYECPNGLVDSAAPIVVEGMHLANVFTGQCFITPPDLDFFRRQAGEFGFDPERYLEAVGQVPVISRERLESITRLYAHLASLLADNGMDRLKLLDATAELAAANRELERRVARRTAALEASETALRSRDRYQRALLDNFPFMVWLKDRDSRFLAANIVFARAAGAAGPDDLVGKTDFDFWPAERAEAYRADDRDVLNSGTPKNVEEAILTPEGRIWSETYKSPVELDGVLIGTVGFSRDITRRKQTEEELQAAKTAAEAANSAKSEFLANMSHEIRTPMNSVIGNAQLLRFTALTEEQARYLEYIEADAKHLVQVINDVLDLSKIEAGKMELEQAPFQLRSCINDILKPVEARIHAKGLTLRIDIDQAVPEILCGDQLRLKQILRNLVGNAVKFTPTGEIRVQVARIDREEVTPRFRFSVIDTGIGIKADALERLFAPFSQADSSVTRRFGGTGLGLSICDRLVSLMGGNISIESREGAGSSFHVTLPFQVAQVPPVSATEQQGGAASTAWEGTPLRILLADDSPTNRSMTAKLLQRFGHRVATACDGAEALERWRREHFDLILMDIQMPVMDGLEATRLIREDERATGGHTPVVALTAHALLEQRTHLLASGFDGYVAKPVDLALLHAEMKRVMTGAALE, from the coding sequence ATGGCGGCCAGCGGGCCCGAACGGAGCCCCACCTACGCCGATCTGGTGGATATCCAGAAATTGCAGGCCCTGCTGGAGAGTTGCAGCCAGGTATTCGGCATCGCCAATGCCGTGATCGACATGCAAGGAAACGTGCTTGCCCACTCCTGCTGGCAGGAGATCTGCATGCAGTTTCATCGTGCCAACCGGGAAACCTGCAGGCGCTGCATCGAGAGCGACACCTCCCTGGTGAGGAGTGTCACCCAGGGCGCCTCCCTTGCCATTTACGAATGTCCCAACGGCCTGGTGGACAGCGCCGCTCCCATCGTGGTTGAGGGGATGCACCTCGCCAATGTGTTCACCGGTCAGTGCTTCATCACCCCTCCCGATCTCGATTTTTTCCGCCGCCAGGCCGGGGAATTCGGCTTCGACCCGGAACGCTACCTGGAGGCGGTCGGGCAGGTGCCGGTGATATCGCGGGAGCGGCTCGAATCCATCACCCGGCTGTACGCCCACCTTGCCTCCCTGCTGGCCGACAACGGCATGGACCGGCTGAAGCTGCTGGATGCCACGGCGGAACTGGCCGCCGCCAACCGCGAGCTGGAGCGCCGCGTCGCCCGGCGCACCGCGGCCCTGGAGGCGTCGGAAACCGCCCTGCGCAGCCGCGACCGCTACCAGCGCGCGCTGCTGGACAACTTTCCCTTCATGGTCTGGCTGAAAGACCGGGACAGTCGCTTCCTGGCCGCCAACATCGTGTTCGCCAGGGCGGCCGGTGCCGCCGGTCCCGATGACCTGGTGGGCAAAACCGATTTTGATTTCTGGCCGGCCGAACGGGCCGAGGCGTATCGGGCCGATGACCGCGACGTATTGAACTCCGGCACACCGAAAAATGTCGAAGAGGCGATCCTGACGCCAGAAGGCCGGATCTGGTCGGAAACCTATAAGTCACCGGTTGAACTTGACGGCGTCCTCATCGGCACGGTCGGATTTTCCCGGGACATCACTCGCCGCAAGCAAACCGAAGAGGAACTCCAGGCGGCCAAGACCGCAGCAGAAGCGGCCAACAGTGCCAAAAGCGAGTTTCTGGCCAACATGAGCCATGAAATCCGCACCCCCATGAACAGCGTCATCGGCAACGCCCAACTGCTCCGTTTCACTGCCCTGACCGAGGAACAGGCCCGCTACCTGGAATATATCGAAGCCGACGCCAAGCACCTGGTGCAGGTCATCAACGACGTGCTCGACCTTTCCAAAATCGAGGCGGGCAAGATGGAACTCGAACAGGCGCCGTTTCAGCTGCGCAGTTGCATCAACGACATTCTGAAGCCGGTGGAAGCACGGATTCACGCCAAGGGGCTCACCCTGCGGATCGATATAGACCAGGCTGTTCCGGAGATTCTCTGTGGCGACCAGCTGCGTCTCAAGCAGATTCTGCGCAACCTGGTGGGCAATGCCGTCAAGTTCACCCCAACGGGGGAAATCAGGGTACAGGTGGCTCGCATCGACCGGGAGGAGGTTACTCCCCGTTTCCGTTTCAGCGTCATCGATACCGGTATCGGCATCAAGGCCGATGCCCTCGAACGACTCTTCGCCCCCTTCAGCCAGGCTGACAGCTCGGTGACCCGCCGCTTCGGAGGAACCGGCCTGGGGCTGTCGATCTGCGACCGCCTGGTCAGCCTGATGGGAGGGAACATCAGCATCGAGAGCCGGGAGGGCGCCGGCAGCAGCTTTCATGTCACCCTGCCGTTCCAGGTTGCCCAGGTCCCGCCGGTTTCCGCCACCGAGCAGCAGGGGGGCGCCGCGTCGACAGCCTGGGAGGGGACGCCGTTGCGAATCCTGCTGGCGGACGACAGCCCGACCAACCGTTCCATGACGGCAAAACTCCTGCAACGGTTCGGCCATCGCGTAGCCACCGCCTGCGACGGCGCCGAGGCCCTGGAACGGTGGCGACGCGAGCACTTCGACCTCATCCTGATGGATATTCAGATGCCGGTCATGGACGGGCTGGAGGCAACGCGGCTCATCCGGGAGGATGAACGGGCAACCGGCGGCCACACCCCCGTCGTTGCCCTGACTGCCCACGCCCTGCTGGAACAGCGCACTCACCTCCTGGCATCGGGCTTTGACGGGTATGTGGCCAAGCCGGTCGACCTGGCCCTGCTGCATGCCGAAATGAAGCGGGTCATGACCGGCGCCGCACTTGAGTGA
- a CDS encoding M42 family metallopeptidase produces MRSESVTFLEQLLSAPSPSGYEQPAQRLFREYVAPYAEVSSDVLGNVYGFIAGQGKNRPKVMLVGHSDEIGLQVKYIDDKGFIYFAAIGGVDAHLTPGKVVHIHTAGGPLPGVVGKKPIHLMDTKDRETVVKLESQYIDIGAGSKKEADKLVRVGDCITFASGFTRLQGDRVASRGFDDKAGSFVVAEVLRLVAEGKKKLPVDLYGVSSVQEEIGLRGGTTSSYTVNPDIGICVEVDFATDQPDVERKHNGEVALGKGPILSRGPNINHGLFELLYATAKKEKIPVQLTANPRATGTDANVMQISRNGVATALVKLPLRYMHTPVEVVSLADLEQAARLIVAVLAHIRTQEQFLPV; encoded by the coding sequence ATGCGGAGTGAATCGGTGACCTTTCTTGAACAACTGCTGTCCGCCCCCAGCCCCTCCGGTTACGAGCAGCCGGCTCAACGCCTGTTCCGCGAGTACGTCGCTCCCTATGCCGAGGTCAGCAGCGATGTGCTGGGTAACGTGTACGGCTTCATCGCCGGCCAGGGCAAGAACCGTCCGAAGGTGATGCTGGTGGGGCATTCCGATGAGATCGGGTTGCAGGTGAAGTATATTGACGACAAGGGGTTCATCTACTTTGCCGCCATCGGCGGTGTCGATGCCCACCTCACTCCCGGCAAGGTGGTTCATATCCATACCGCCGGCGGCCCCCTCCCCGGTGTCGTCGGCAAGAAGCCGATCCATCTGATGGATACCAAGGACCGGGAAACGGTGGTGAAACTGGAGTCCCAGTACATCGACATCGGCGCCGGGAGCAAAAAGGAGGCGGACAAGCTGGTGCGGGTAGGGGACTGCATCACCTTTGCGAGCGGTTTTACCCGTCTGCAGGGGGACCGTGTGGCCTCCCGGGGGTTCGACGACAAGGCCGGCTCCTTTGTGGTGGCCGAGGTGCTGCGGCTGGTGGCGGAGGGGAAGAAAAAACTGCCGGTTGACCTGTACGGCGTGTCGTCGGTGCAGGAGGAGATCGGGCTGCGGGGCGGCACCACCAGCAGCTACACCGTTAACCCGGACATCGGCATCTGCGTGGAGGTGGATTTCGCCACCGATCAGCCGGACGTGGAGCGCAAGCACAACGGCGAGGTTGCCCTGGGCAAGGGGCCGATCTTAAGCCGCGGCCCCAACATCAACCACGGGCTGTTCGAACTGCTGTACGCAACAGCGAAAAAAGAAAAAATTCCGGTGCAGCTGACCGCCAACCCCCGGGCCACCGGCACCGATGCCAACGTGATGCAAATTTCCCGCAACGGTGTGGCCACCGCCCTGGTGAAGCTGCCGCTGCGGTACATGCATACCCCGGTGGAGGTCGTCTCCCTGGCCGACCTGGAACAGGCGGCCCGGCTGATCGTGGCGGTTTTGGCACACATCCGTACCCAGGAGCAGTTTTTACCGGTATAA